Within the Gadus chalcogrammus isolate NIFS_2021 chromosome 20, NIFS_Gcha_1.0, whole genome shotgun sequence genome, the region tgtttgctttagctttctgataaatcttaaatactttacctttattttactaaaatgcctttttaactttccctttattttctatttttaccagaaaaatacatgatctgataccagagagaaaggttgtataagggttagagtcctgagtttgtttgtataagggttagagtcctgagtttgtatttgtataagggttagagtcctgagtttgtatttgtgtaagggttagagtcctgagtttgtataagggttagagtcctgagtaagggttagagtcctgagtttgtttgtataagggttagagtcctgagtttgtgggTGGGTGGAATTCTGAGACCGAGCTCCGTGGGAGACGtttccaagttctgtctgggttagagtcctagaatctggattggagttccagagaaaggaccaagttcctttaggtcgggttgtagtcccgacttgggttccagagagactgttgatctgatcttaaatacattgcactttcaattttacttactaaaaagcctttttaactttcaattaaattttctcttaaatacattgcactttctattttactcatttcttgcatatgttttcttttacttatctattattttattttattgtatgacaatgtttatatgtgaagcactttgagtctgccttgtgtatgaaaagtgctatataaataaagttgccttgccttgccttgccttacagTTGGAGGAGACGCCGACCAGTGTCTTAACAGCCTTCCATGCTTCCCTGGCGTAACTGTCTTGGAAAAAGTTTTTCCACTTTTTCCTTGTACACTCTTTTGGCTTTCTTAATTTCTTTGTTGAATTTTGCCTGGATCAGTTTTAATTCTGTTTTGTATCCTGAGTTAgaagctattttcttttcattGATTGTCGTTTTGAGTTCTTTGGTCATCCAGGGTTTATTGTTGGAGAATATTTCAACAGTCTTTGAATGTATGTTTTCTTCACAAAATGTAAAGTATTCTGTAGCTACATCTGTGGCTTCCTCCAGACTGTCAGCTTGAGTGTGAACCTGCCAATCATTATTCTCAAAGCAGTCCTGCAAAGCTTCAGCGCATGAGCTGTCCCATTGCTTTACTGTTTCTTTAACACAACCTCCCGTTGTAACTGGGTTTTGTAGGCAGGTATAAGGTGTATTACATTGTGATCAGCAGTGCTCAATGCTGGTTTTTGCCTTGCTTTGTAGGCATTTTTCACATTACTAAAACAAAGATCAAGAGTATTATTGCCCCTGGTGGCACATTTAACATACTGCTGGAATGTTGGCATTGATTTCAGTCTGCAGGAATTAAAATCCCCCATCATAAATAAAGGTGAATCTGGATTATCTGTTACTATGCGCTGAGCGTAGTTTGTTTTATCTCTCGCTGCGTGTGCGTCCTTGCCAGAGGGTGGGACATAAACAGCTATCACTGTCACTTGGCCAAACTCTCGGGGGAGGTATCTCGGTCTAAAAGACACACATAATAGTTCCACGGCTGGTGTGCAGCATGTTTCTCTGATGCTGGCCGATCTACTCCATGCTTTATttccacacacagaccacatgGGTGGCTATAACAAACACACCATGGCCAGATTACTATTATTGTGCAGTacaataattaattaaaatatgtcCATCAGCGCTTGTGCAGGAGGCTTGTTTCAACAGCTGACTTCTGTATACCTTGAGCTGCGGGTAGAGCATGCGGGTCATGGTCAGGTTGAGGGCATTCAGGGCCTTGGGTCGGTTCAGAGTGATCACTCCCGCACGGCCCACCTTctccagcagaacctctggggcCGAAGCACTCGACATCTGCTCCATAATAGAGTCCACACAGCAAAGGTTAAATTATATTGAGGAGAGATCAGAGAACTACTGCATTTAAATCTGACGGGAAGGTAAAACTTAAGTAGATACAGACATGTAGGTCAAAGGTGAATATCATCTCAATCACTGGAGgaatagcaaaaaaaaaaatagtacaCTTACCATGTGTGCTTGTAATCTTTGTAGTCTACAGATGGACCTAAATCTAAAGAAATACATGATAAAATAACGATCTTGAGAACATAAAGCCAAATTATCTtaatgtatataattgtataattgtgAGTATTATATTTCTTGGTAGCAATAGAAATGACTGAGAATAAGCATTGTAGCATTGAGTCAAGTCATCAATAACACTCCAATAATGCGTTACATAGCTGTATGTTTAGTAAAACGTCTATTATCAGATTACTACTACTAACAATTGACAGTCCCTATCAACCTTCAAAAAGAGGGACCACTTATCTCATTTTAAACTTCATGTAGCCTCGAAGCTAAGGCAGCATGGGCATGCATAGAAGAGAAATGCATGAAAAACTTTCGATACCAAGGGAAACTAAACATACCTGTAAGCGGTATATATGATTGGTGGCATCATGCTTGCAATCAAATGTATGACTTGACTTCTTGTTGTTGCCTGCCTCTGCTGTCTCGCACAGATACATTCACTTCCTGAAACACTCgcttctgattggctattgcAAACGTCAACGATGAGGGGCGTGTGAACAATCGAGCAAATAAGAATCGGGCCTGGAGTGCGGCCATGTGCACACTGCCATCTatcggagagaggagggactTCTTACATTATTGTCTTCCTAGTTTATATTGACCTACAGTTACAGTTGTTCTCTGTATTGTTGGCGTTGTTTTAAGCAAGGACTGGTGTACACCTAAGTATACTCATGAATTTAAACTTTATCTATAGAGAGTAATAATACAATAACTGAAAGTTGTATTTATAGATGGCACCTTCATCCAGAATTAGCagttcaaagtgctttacagagCTACATTGAAATATGTATAATATGCCAATATAATGCCATGAGGACAATTCAGCTTTGAGAGATTAGCATgcagagatttttttttcataacagaTAAAATAATTGGACACTTTCTTGTCTGGCCTCGAGTAAGCATACACTTGCGTAGAATACAATTCAGGCTTGTTCCACACTTGTCACTTGGCTGACTTATTACTGTTACTGATACAAATCTATGACTGGACCTGATAAAAGCTGGAGGCTTTGTTGGGTTCTGGCTTGTTTTTTTACCGAACGATCAGCCTTCACAGGAACACCTCCTTTATGGCAGTAGCACTCACGCTGTTATACTCTTATAGGTATGGGAGACGATTTATTTTATGGGTTGGTGTGAACACGTCCGCAAAGACAGCAGCCTTGATCAATGACATAATCTTCTGCTCGTTCAAATAGACATCACGCTAAGGAGAATACTTCTTCAAAGCCCTCTTGCAGGAACAACTCACGAAGGTTTCATGAGATATTAGGTTTCTAAGAGAGACCTTGTCAAATTATTTTTAGCCTATACAGGAAGATTATGAAGAATAAACATATTCCGGGAATATACACAACCAGATATTATTGCAATTAGACTTCACCTTACATATTATGCCCAAACTCTTTTTTTAACTGGTAATTCTTATTTTATTGTTAAACACCCCACACACAAGAAAATCCAATCCAAGATAGCTTGCATGTTTCAGCATTCATCAAACCACATTCCATATTATTTTCAGATTTTTGAATATTTGAGATTTCCAAATAAAATTTTGTGTTAATTTATTACAGAACGTATTTTAAATGAGTTGGTTTTGATGACACAACCAACAACCATGACAGCGACAGGCAGTGTGTTGAAGGACCAGAGGTTGGTGAGCCTCGTGCTGCCTTCTCTGAGGATCTAGTCAGAATCGCTGCTGCAGGAGCTACTGGAAGACTGTGGGAGGAGGGGCACAGGAGGGGAACATCATGTTAGCTCACGTCATGGCCAAACAGCAAAGCAAACATCTCCGGTTGCCACTGAAAAGACGTAGAACCTGTTTGTTATCTGTGATGATGGATGATAAGAAAGCTGTCTCAACCCAACATTGCCGAAGTCGAAATGCTGGGATTGAATCAATTTAGTTTTAACAAGaacaaaatgtaattatttcCAAAAACGAAACTTTTCTTTTTGGAATATAAGTGAAagacaatgtaaaaaaaaagcccCCATGATGTCTTACATCGTGactttttcttcctttcttgtGGCAATTGGAGTGGTTGTGACCAAACTTATGCTTGTGACGGCCCCCATGCCCATGaccgtgtccgtgtccgtgtccgtgccCGTGACCATGGCCGTGTCCATGACCATGCCCGCCACGCCCATGCCCGCCACGCCCATGCCCGCCACGCCCGCCACAACCATCCCCTCCATGTCCATGGTCGTGTCCATGACCATGGCCACCATGACCATGGTCATGTCCATGTCCATGGCCACCATGACCATGGTCATGCCCGTGCCCTCCACAAGACCCCCCTCCATGGCCTCCATGTTGGCACCCCTGCTGGCAGcaggagggttgaggagggcATGGTTGAGGAGGACATGGTTGAGGAGGGCAGGTCGGTCGAGACCCGCAGCCGGAGGGCCACTGATTTCCTGTTCATATACAGGAGAGATGTTAATACTCTATTCATTTGATGCAATATGCAAGAATCTTTCAGGCTAAATGAGTTTCCAATAACAAAACACTGCTCGTCCCCCTTGCCTTTCCGTACTCTCTCCAAATCCCACCCATCCGTAAGACGTGCTTGAGATTTAAATGACTCTGCTGCAGAGTTTAACCAATTATCCTTATCCCAATGTTGACAAGGTTTTTTAGAGGATATTTCAAAGAAAGATTATAgcattttttacatttaagCAGGTTGGTCTCTGTCTATCACATATTTTAAAAGGGAGACCAGACCAAGAAAGCAGCAATAGCATACAATGCATTAAACAAAAAAGTATCTGTAAAGTAAAGTACCTGTTGGACAGTAAACAACAGAACACCACAGAAGATAACATGCTTTCATCATCACATCAACATTCTTCAATGGTATACATTTTTGGTTATTATTACCTTGATTTTGACCCCACATTTCAATATGCGTAGTTCAAATCCTGaaatttaaaaatgcataaacaGTTGAATAAGTTTAGAGAAGCCCTAAACAGTATACCTCGTATACAGAAGTTTGAAGTTAAACACTGTCAAAGGCCGATAGATAAACATAAAATACTTTCATAAATgcatcacacacattcacaaaattCACAAAAGATATACTGCCTTTCCTTTATGAACCAAATAtcaatcaaataaatacaacatttcGGTAAAACTTCATTTCAGAGATGAACTTACTGTGAGCCGGAGTGTAGATCTGAGGAAATACTATCAAATGCTCCCCTTTTATAGTAGCTTCCTTGGCCCCTCCTCTCTCACAAGCACACTTGCCTtgaggggccactcacactaggtccgtttgcctgttccgtgctgcaggaagattcagcacgattccccccctccccacgctggcccgtggtcacactgctcccaaagtacgtcatcaccaagcatcctcgccgccataacaacatggagaacaacaacaaatgaatgctgtcgtcggcccaaatttcaagtaaacactcgacttcactatcgcaccaacgtaaacccactcgtgaaccgcttgccgccattgattaaaatgattgttgtggggaagaagggcaaagaaagaagggtcgcgcaaggactatGTCATCCAGCTCAAGTTGCGTATCcgcgcgtgtcatctcattaaCTTCTGTACTTGGCCaaggcacacctctcccaagtgtgccgggGCAAAGGGGCAGCTCCGTGATGGAATACGGATGGcttggtcacactagccaaacattctagactttagtatgcaaatgagctcaggcacggggccgcggccctagtgtgagtggccccttacAGGCTCCCTTTTGTTCCATCACCCCTGCAAGTATTTGTTTTGAATCTGCACACACTTCATGCATCATCCTCAACACAGGAACATAGACAAAGgtatacaataacaataaaaacatttcacTTGGAAAATGTGCTGTTTTACCATAGAAATTTATAAAGAAACAATAAAGTAATTGCATGAAAATATAAGCgtaatttatattttatagaGGCCTACAAAACTGTGAACGCCCACTATTAGAGTAGTCGATTTTCTGTTCCTTCAAcattaaagaaataataaaGCAGTTGACTTATAAGTCAACTGGCTAGGCAACTTGATGAAGGAGTGAAAATAGTTAAGAGACAGCGAAGAATGAATTGATGCAGAGATCTGGGGAGGAGAAAGCCAGAAGGGAATGTGCCGCTCCTGTGTACACATCGGTTGTTTGAGCCACATGCAAAAACACGTGGCGATTTGGTAGGCGATAGTTCATTTCAGCAAACAACGACAAAGGAAGAGAAATCAACTGAGAAACAGGCAAAGTAATTTCACCAACCACCCTTCTCTTACAAAAGATGAATCACACAAGGAGTTGAAACACACTTTAGAGTTTCTGATCCGAGAGAACGAACTGAAGTGAATCTGAGGCAGGGAGGTGAACACAAGCGCTCTTATCTTGACACAAGCTCAAAGcctaaaacaaacacatgtgtCACCTCTGCGGGCCATAACCTATTTATCATTTCCATCTCACCGTGCAGGGAGTGACATTGAATAGTTTTGTCATTGCCTGTTGAgtgaaataaaacacacattccCCCTAAGATGTAAATCAGATAAGATTCCAAAGTTGCTTTAGTttaatgcatgcacacaaacacacaatacaaaaacCCACTCGCGCATAtgccaaaaaaacacacagatgaatgGTAAGTAGAGGAGGGGTCCCTGGCACCATAGGAGAGCTCTTCCTTACTTCCACGCCTTTTTAAGTGGCGAGCACGGAGTCCTCCAACATTCCATGCCCTAAACATACAATCTGGTAAGGAATACAAAATGTGCATCTCTCTGCAGGGAAATGACCACTAACTGCATCATTATGTCACAGTGGAAAGGATAACAGCGAGTAGAACAAGTCATGGCTCAAATGCCACTGGTTTATATCTGGATTAGGGAAGTGAAAACAGAacctaatattattattaggtaTTCACAGTCAATCTACACTGTGAATATCTTCTAATAATATTGTGTTTCACAGTGTATCTGTGAATACACTGTCAATCAGCACGTCCAGCCCAATGGATTACAATTCTGTATGCTGAATATTACTGCGTGACACATAATGTCCATCTATGATTTTTTTCTGGACAGTCTTATTTTGCATCGATATCTCATTCAATGACTTCATTGATTTACTCAATGATATCACAGTGAGTAATGGTGTGTTCACATCGCTGGAAATTATGGGGAAACATTTTCACGACGTCGGAAAGTTCTCGTGAACGACGCCTCATGACGCTCTTATGATTCTAGTTCCGTTCAGCAAATCGGGCCAAATGGTTTAGTGACGCGCATGAACATGACGGAACATGAACATTTTACTCAATATAgtgaatcaaccatcatatactttactattgattgatGTTGTAACCGTCTGTTGGCATCGACCTTGCTCAGTTGTAAACATTGTGTACTAGTAAACAAGCTCTCGATAAGGGCAAGTGTtgccttccatacagtggcaatactgtatgtgcctctcataaataaaagcaataggatagtaggtgataggcatcaaggaaacaaaggcatgcaaacttgaaactgatcctactaagttctgtttagttctgacTAGTTTTTATCAGAGAAAAAAAACCCTGCAGTGAAGAACTTTTAGAATCCAAACGTAGCGCACATGAACggtcgctgtcgggaacacACGCAAGCGTGAGCGCCATCACTGGCGAGTGGCGAGCCGTCTCGTTATCACCAAGATGATGAACGCGCCTTCCTCCCTCAATTCCTCATAAGCGCAATGTACCGCTTCGCCTATAGGGGGCCCTAATTCACAAATAAACTGCATCTAGTATTAaacaagtgtctgtgtgtttctttctggatgtgtgtatgtctttgtttgtgtgtgtgtgtgtgtgtgtgtgtgtgtgtgtgtgtgtgtgtgtgtgtgtgttgggggggggggggtattgaagtaaaaaaaaaaagaacattggTGAAGAATAAAGACTGAGCATAGTTGCGTCCAGAAGTAATGAATACACCTGTGATTTGCAGGGTAGCCCCTGGCACAGGCCTTGCGGGGGCTGTGAATACCTCGCGGGCATTCAAGGCAAATATGACAACTGTTTAAATTAATTTGTGAGACCATCAGATCATTGAGTGGCTGCCAGTGGAAAACCAGTCACACTAAGACCACTTCCCGGTGGGGGTGTTAGGAAAGTGTGTTTAGGTTCCCTAACTTCCAAGTAAACAACATTTTGTCCATTGTTTGCCTCCCGGTTTACATCACTATGCCTGTTATTTTAAGGAAGTTCATATTTCACAAGACGCTATTAGTCATACAGGCTGATGTGCCAGCAATGTCTTGAAAGGTCAATACACCCACCAGGGCCCTACGCCCAGGCATATTGGCCCCTGGGCGCTCCCACGGGCCCTGGTGCTTATTGATGGGTTACATACAGAGATAGCATTCAATTGACTTAGAAATTCCAAAATAGTGAATCGTATCTTATCGAAATAATAATTGGCCCTTGGATATATTTCtttgttttcattcattcaaaattattagttaaaacaaataaatatgttGTTGGGGCACATGTGAAAATCTATTCTATACTTAGAACCAGCATGACATCAGAAGTGTCCGATTTAAATTGTCGACACAATATAATCTGGTTTTCCATCTTGAAGGCCCTGCCCCTGCTTATAATGATCGTTTCTGATGGTAGTATGTCATACAAATAtgccttttttttaatgttagcTTGCTAACGTATGGTATGGGGAGTATACCGTGTAAACCGGCAAGACGGCATACCAGGTGAGGTGATTGGAATGCGCTGATAAGCGAGCAGAGGTCTTCAGTGATCTCTTTTATCAGCCCCTCAGTCTGTCTGTTCTCCCCACCTGCTTCAAGAGGAACTGCATGATCGCTGTGCCAAAGGTTTACCTGCATGGATGACAACCGCCCTGTAGCATTGATCATTCATCAGTCATCAGGAAGTTCTTTGAGGGGCGAGTCTGCTCCTTTTCATTTTTGTCTAGCATTTGTCATAAAGACTTGTCAGCGCG harbors:
- the LOC130373605 gene encoding uncharacterized protein LOC130373605 isoform X2, whose protein sequence is MEAMEGGLVEGTGMTMVMVAMDMDMTMVMVAMVMDTTMDMEGMVVAGVAGMGVAGMGVAGMVMDTAMVTGTDTDTDTVMGMGAVTSISLVTTTPIATRKEEKVTILPVAPAAAILTRSSEKAARGSPTSGPSTHCLSLSWLLVVSSKPTHLKYVL
- the LOC130373605 gene encoding proline, histidine and glycine-rich protein 1-like isoform X1, whose product is MWGQNQGNQWPSGCGSRPTCPPQPCPPQPCPPQPSCCQQGCQHGGHGGGSCGGHGHDHGHGGHGHGHDHGHGGHGHGHDHGHGGDGCGGRGGHGRGGHGRGGHGHGHGHGHGHGHGHGHGHGHGGRHKHKFGHNHSNCHKKGRKSHDSSSSSCSSDSD